Proteins encoded in a region of the Lepidochelys kempii isolate rLepKem1 chromosome 22, rLepKem1.hap2, whole genome shotgun sequence genome:
- the LOC140901673 gene encoding uncharacterized protein, which translates to MSSPRRSKGKSRFRQISEESEILRGCCTGDGMVNETMAQDPQQEGDEEVEPHGVLLQRCKGSVSRSSEQEKACENQYRPEKQQRNQPTQKAGQSVNYQGTQKDNKKTMAQQIILMGERNKTCIECGKKFSKRAHLIIHQRSHTGDKPYECCECGKTFAQRSNLTTHQRIHTGEKPYECCECRKSFTDHSTLISHQRIHTGEKPYECCDCGKCFSRSLHLIQHQRIHTGEKPYECCECGQTFAQSSQLIRHQRIHTGEKPYECCECGKTFTGSSNLISHQRIHTGEKPYECCECGKTFTDSSTLISHQRIHTREKPYRCCECGKTFSWSSALIQHQRIHTGEKPYECCECRKTFSQSSALIQHQRIHTGEKPYACCECGKTFAQSSKLIRHQKIHTRE; encoded by the exons atgtCATCTCCCAGAAGGAGCAAAGGGAAGAGCCGTTTTCGCCAGATCTCAGAGGAAAGTGAGATTCTGAGAGGCTGCTGTACGG GTGATGGGATGGTGAATGAGACCATGGCGCAGGATCCTCAGCAGGAAGGTGATGAGGAAGTGGAACCACATGGGGTGTTACTGCAAAGATGCAAAGGGAGTGTGTCCAGGAGTAGTGAGCAGGAAAAAGCCTGTGAGAATCAGTAcaggccagagaagcagcagagAAACCAGCCAACACAGAAAGCTGGTCAATCTGTTAATTATCAGGGAACTCAGAAAGACAACAAGAAAACCATGGCCCAGCAGATTATCCTCATGggagaaagaaataaaacatgcATTGAGTGTGGGAAAAAGTTCAGTAAGCGAGCACACCTTATTATCCATCAGAGAAGCCACACAGGGGAtaaaccctatgaatgctgtgagtgtgggaaaaccttcgcTCAGAGATCAAACCTTACtacgcatcagagaatccacacaggagagaaaccctatgaatgctgtgagtgtcgAAAATCCTTCACTGATCACTCAACCCTTATTAgtcaccagagaatccacacaggggagaaaccctatgaatgctgtgactGTGGGAAATGCTTCTCTCGGAGCTTACACCTTAttcagcatcagagaatccacacaggggagaaaccctatgaatgctgtgaatgCGGGCAAACCTTCGCTCAGAGCTCACAGCTTATTAGACATCAGcggatccacacaggggagaaaccctatgaatgctgtgaatgcgggaaaaccttcactgGTAGTTCAAACCTTATTagccatcagagaatccacacaggggaaaaaccctatgaatgctgtgagtgtgggaaaacgtTCACTGATAGCTCAACCCTTATTAgtcaccagagaatccacaccagAGAGAAACCCTATCGATGCTGTGAATGTGGGAAAACTTTCTCTTGGAGCTCAGCTCTTAttcaacatcagagaatccacacaggggagaaaccctatgaatgctgtgagtgcaggAAAACCTTTTCTCAGAGCTCAGCCCTTATTCAACATcaaagaatccacacaggggagaaaccctatGCATgttgtgagtgcgggaaaacctttgCTCAGAGCTCAAaacttattagacatcagaagaTCCACACAAGAGAGTGA